In Anaerolineales bacterium, a genomic segment contains:
- a CDS encoding cold-shock protein, translating to MSERIVGTVKWFNGSKGYGFLSQPDGADVFVHYSAIQSDGYRTLQEGQKVEFSIEKGPKGLQAANVIPM from the coding sequence ATGTCTGAAAGAATCGTCGGCACAGTCAAATGGTTCAATGGGAGCAAGGGTTATGGATTTTTATCTCAGCCCGATGGCGCGGATGTTTTCGTGCACTACTCAGCGATCCAATCTGACGGCTATCGCACTCTCCAGGAAGGCCAGAAGGTGGAGTTCTCCATCGAGAAAGGCCCGAAGGGTTTGCAAGCTGCCAATGTAATCCCCATGTAA